A region of Liolophura sinensis isolate JHLJ2023 chromosome 8, CUHK_Ljap_v2, whole genome shotgun sequence DNA encodes the following proteins:
- the LOC135472153 gene encoding tubulin beta chain-like has product MREIVHLQAGQCGNQIGAKFWEVISDEHGIDPTGTYHGDSDLQLERINVYYNEATGGKYVPRAVLVDLEPGTMDSVRSGPFGQIFRPDNFVFGQSGAGNNWAKGHYTEGAELVDSVLDVVRKEAESCDCLQGFQLTHSLGGGTGSGMGTLLISKIREEYPDRVMNTFSVVPSPKVSDTVVEPYNATLSVHQLVENTDESFCIDNEALYDICFRTLKLTTPTYGDLNHLVSATMSGVTTCLRFPGQLNADLRKLAVNMVPFPRLHFFMPGFAPLTSRGSQQYRALTVPELTQQMFDAKNMMAACDPRHGRYLTVAAMFRGRMSMKEVDEQMLNVQNKNSSYFVEWIPNNVKTAVCDIPPRGLKMSATFIGNSTAIQELFKRISEQFTAMFRRKAFLHWYTGEGMDEMEFTEAESNMNDLVSEYQQYQDATAEEEGEFDEEGEAEEDA; this is encoded by the exons TTCTGGGAGGTTATCTCTGACGAGCACGGCATTGACCCGACAGGAACCTACCATGGCGACTCCGATCTCCAGCTAGAGAGAATCAACGTCTATTACAATGAGGCCACAG GAGGTAAATATGTGCCTCGTGCCGTCCTGGTCGATCTGGAGCCCGGTACCATGGATTCTGTTCGATCCGGTCCATTCGGTCAGATCTTCAGACCCGATAACTTTGTTTTCGGTCAGAGCGGTGCAGGTAACAACTGGGCCAAGGGCCACTACACGGAAGGGGCCGAGCTGGTCGACTCCGTTCTCGATGTGGTCCGAAAAGAGGCTGAGAGCTGTGACTGTCTGCAGGGCTTCCAACTGACCCACTCTCTGGGTGGGGGTACCGGATCTGGAATGGGTACCCTTCTTATCAGCAAGATCCGAGAGGAATACCCCGATAGGGTGATGAACACCTTCTCCGTCGTTCCTTCGCCAAAG GTATCAGACACAGTTGTAGAACCCTACAACGCCACCTTGTCTGTCCATCAGCTGGTGGAGAACACAGACGAATCCTTCTGTATCGATAACGAGGCTCTCTACGACATCTGCTTCCGAACACTGAAGCTGACCACCCCAACATACGGGGACTTGAACCATCTGGTCTCCGCCACAATGTCCGGTGTGACCACCTGTCTGCGATTCCCCGGTCAACTCAACGCTGACCTTCGTAAACTGGCTGTCAACATGGTACCCTTCCCGCGTCTCCACTTCTTCATGCCAGGATTTGCCCCTCTCACTTCCCGGGGTAGTCAACAGTACAGAGCACTGACCGTGCcagaactcacccagcagatgtTTGATGCCAAAAACATGATGGCCGCCTGCGATCCCCGTCACGGTCGTTACCTGACCGTGGCCGCCATGTTCCGTGGTCGTATGTCCATGAAGGAAGTCGACGAACAGATGTTGAATGTACAGAACAAGAACAGCAGCTACTTTGTCGAATGGATCCCCAACAACGTCAAGACTGCTGTCTGTGACATTCCTCCCAGAGGTCTCAAGATGTCCGCCACATTTATCGGTAACAGCACGGCCATCCAAGAGTTGTTCAAGCGAATCTCCGAACAGTTCACGGCCATGTTCCGTCGAAAGGCTTTCCTCCATTGGTACACAGGCGAGGGTATGGACGAGATGGAGTTTACTGAGGCCGAGTCCAACATGAACGACTTGGTGTCCGAGTACCAGCAGTACCAAGACGCCACGGCTGAGGAGGAGGGAGAGTTTGACGAGGAAGGTGAAGCCGAAGAGGACGCTtaa